The region AGCCACCGTCCGGGAATGACATGCGCCCGGACATTGTATTTACGCGAGGAGAGGCATCTGGGAAGGCAGACGAGAGTAATCTCGCAGGTGCCGTTGACATTGATGATATCGCCGGGGTTCTTGATGCCGACGGAGTATGCCGCGAGCACGGCGTCGTTGCCGCCGATAACCACGTGCGGTTCTTTCACGAGGCCGAGCCTTTTCGCGAGCGGCCCGGTCACACGGCCCGCGCTTTCGTGGGATTGAATGATCTCCGGCAGGTATTCGATGGGAATGCCGAACGTTTTCGCGATATCCCCGTTCCATGTCAGATCGTTGCGGACAGTGTTGTAGAGCGCCATGAGGGATGCGGAGGACGGGTCTATCGCCGCTTTTCCGGTAAGCCAGCGTGCCATGAACGTGTTTGAGTGCCCGAACATGCGGGCTTTGCTGAAAATCTTCGGGTGATTGTCCTTTATCCACAGGATACTCGCCAGGGAACATCCCCCGGCGACCGGCATGTTGCCCGTCTCGTCGAGGAGCTTTTTGATTCCGACCGTACTGATAATTCGCTGCGCCTGGGCCCGTGAACGCTGATCGAGCATGAGGATGGCGGGATAAAGCGCGTTGCCGTCGCCGTCCATGGCTGTGAGACCCGGAGTCGTTCCGGAAAGGGCGATGACATCGACATCGGCCACAAGATCGCTCAGCTCCCTGCATCCAGCAGTGAAGGCCTTCTGCCACTTTTCCTGTTCGATATCCCCGAACAGACCCTCGTTATAAACATTGACCGGGTAATCCCGCGAAAACTGCCCCGTGAGGACGAGTTTGTCCCCGTCAGCGCGGAAAACGCCCATTTTCAGCCCCGTCGTTCCGACATCCAGCCCCAGTATCGTCATACAGTCATTACCTCCTGAATCATGTCCTTTATCTCAGCGGGCGCGTTCATGTTCTAAAGCGTGTACCCTCATTTCACGTGGTTTCGAAGCCTTCGGCCCTGATCTGCTCCCGTATTTTCTCACAAACCTCATCGGATGCCGGCCTGAGCGGATGCCGTGGTTCGCCGCCCCTGAAACCGGTCATGTTCATCGCCGCCTTGACGCCCGCGACGCCCGCGGTTCCCGAAACGGCGCCATTGAGACGGGCGAGTCGGAAGTGGAGCTCACGGGCTTCGTCGAACCGGCCTTCGATAAACAGCCGGTACAGGTCGCAGCAAGGTTCGGGCAGCACATTGGCGAGGGAGATGATGCCGCCCGGCGAGCCAAGGTGGAGCGACGGGTAGAAGAAGTTCGCGGAACCGGCGAGCACATGAAAATCGATTCCGGGTTCGAGATGGCTCAGAAACTGGACGGGGCCGACCGGCGAGGAATCTTTCATCCCGGCGATATTCGGGTGCTTCGACAGCTCCCTGACCGTTTTCGGGGGTATCTGCACACCGCCGGTGAATCCGGGAGCGTTATAGAGGAGCACGGGAACAGGCACGGAATCGGCTATACGTTCGTAGTAACTGCGGAGCGCCGCGCCGTCCATCTGTTTCGGAAAGTAACAGGGTGTCAGAACGCTTACGAAATCGATTCCCATATCCGCCGCGATGTTCGATTTCTCGATTGTCTCCTTCGTCGACTCGCATGCGGTGCCCGCCATGACGACCTTGTCGCCTTTCTCGTCGGCAAAAACCTCGAGCACCCGGACCTGTTCGGCTGAAGTGAGGCTCCTGAATTCGCCGTTGGAGCCGAGCGCGAGGTATCCGGCGAGAGCGGTTCCGTTCAGTTTTCTCAGGTTGAACCTGAGATCGTCGAGCAGGAGCTCGTCACCCCTGAACGGCGTTACAACCGGTGCGAAAACCCCGGAAAGTTTTTTTCTGGTATCGGTCATGCAGCCTTCCTTTTATACGTAATGCACAGAATTGTGTACCATTCTTATCCCGGGTATATGCCGGGAACGTACAATTCATTCATGAAATAAAAAAACCGGCTATACACAGTGATAAACTAACACCGGTAACACCGGTTTTCAAATATTTTTATCGGTTATTTACGGTTCTGATGGAGAATCATGCTCCGCCGATTCATCCTATCTGATGCCGGTCAGTTTGAATGTGTAGGCGTGACGGCATGGAAGCTCGTCAACGGAAAGCTGCGGGACAGCGATATGCATCTTTCCCCCTCTGTTTTTCCAGGAAACGGCGCCCTTGAAGCCGAGCATCGAAACCGCCGTTTTCCCGGATGTTTCGGGAGCGCTCAGAACCAGTTCCTTTCCGGGCCATGCGAGGCAGATGGCGTATACCGCTCCATCCTTTGCCGTATAGCAGACGGTTTCGCCTTCGTTGGTTTCGCGCCACACACGGGCACCATAGACAGCCTCGCCGTTGACTTCGAGCCATTTCCCGATTTCGAGGAGACGTTCCTGCATGATCACCGGAATTGTGCCGTCCGCCGCAGGCCCCACATTGAGGCAGAGGTTGCCGCCCCTGCAGACGCAGTTGACGAGGAGATGAATGAGCTGCCCGGCTGTCTGGTAATCCTCGATGTCCTCGTTACGGTTATAGCCGAACGAAGCGCCCATCGACCGTGTTTCGGCCCATTTGTGTTGTGGGCCGAGCTTTACGTTATTCCCCGTGTACTTGAAGTATTCCGACAGATAATAGCCGCCGTGACGGGATCGTGTTTCTTTCCCCCAGCGGTCGTTGATGACGACATGGTCGCGTACCGGGGATTCGTTGAACAGCCAGGCGAGGAATTCCTTCGATTTCCAGACATCGCTCGGATGATCCCATTCGCCGTCGCCATAGACGAGATCGGGCTCGTACCGTGTCACGAGGTCTTTCATCTGGGGAATCATGTGTTCGCGGACATAACGGTCGACATCGGATTTGTAGACGGGATTGAACCACTCGTAGAACGAATAGTACATCCCCATCCTGATACCCTCGGCCCGGATAGCCTGTGTCAGCTCGCCGACAATGTCGCGGTGCGGCCCGATGTCGACGCTGTTCCAGTTCCAGCTTTCCGCGCTCGGCCAGAGACAGAAACCGTCATGGTGTTTCGTGATGAGGATGATGTATTTCGCGCCCGACCGTCTGATGAGAGAGGCCCATGCCTTCGGGTCCCAGAGCTCGGCCCTGAAGAGGGGAGCGAAATCCTGGTATTGGAATCCCTCACCGTAGATATCCTCATGGAAACGGCGATGCGGTCTTGTGCTGTCGGAAATGTTGTACCAGTACCACTCCGCGTAGTTCCTGTTGCTGACATCGTTGATATCTCCCTTCATGGCCCAGGCGGGAACGGAAAAGATTCCCCAGCAGATTTTCACCCCGAACTTTGCATCGTCGTACCACTGCGGCAGGGGACGGCTGTCGAGGGATTCCCATGTCGGCTGGTATACCGTATTCTGGGCAGGTGCGGGACGGGCGATTATAGCCAGGCACATAACGATTGTCAGTGCAATACAGAGAAAAGTGATCGGTCTCATCTGTCTCTCATATCCTCCCAAAAAGACTTTGAACCGGGATTTTCAGGATTACCACGATTCAAAAATTTCAATGATTTATCTGTCTCCGCAACGCCAAAAAGACCTGAACCAGGATTTACACGATTATCAGGATTACCGCGATGAAAAAATCCGGGAAATCCCGGTTAATCATGGTAATCCCGGTTCAAATGTCGTGTTTTCCTGTTCAGGAGCCGCTTGTATTCCAGGCTTTTCCCGCCGAAATTGAGCAGAAGGCCCGTTTCCATATTGTATGCTTCAAGGTAGTTGAGAGCCTGTGCAAGGTGGACATCGTCGAGGACGCTCACCGCTTTCAGCTCGACCATAACCGTGTCCTCCATGAGAAAATCAACCCGTCTCGTACCGACCTGCTGTCCCTCGTATAACACCGGCATCTCTAACTCACGAACGAAACGAATGCCATTCCTCTCCAGCTCGATCGCCATGCAGCGCTGATATATTACTTCCTGAAATCCGCTGCCCATCACGGAATGTACCTTCATGGCGCACCCGATGATCGAACCGGTGAGTTCCTTATGCTTCATGCCGCTTACATTCCCCCCTAAAAAGACTTTAAACCGGGATTTCAGGATTTTCAGGATTACCACGATTCAAAAATTTCAATGATTTATCTGTCTCCGCAACGCCAAAAAGACCTGAACCAGGATTTACACGATTATCAGGATTACCGCGATGAAAAAATCCGGAAAATCCCGGTTAATCATGGTAATCCCGGTTCAAACTCCTTTCACGGTTTTCGGACAACACGGAATCCTATGTCGGTGCTCGCTTCGTTCGGATCGAAGTCTTTTCGGTAGTACGAACGGCATTCTTCAGCGCTGCTGACCCAGCAGCCGCCGCGATATATACGTCTCGTACCCGTTTCCGGCCCTGTCGGATCGGTCACACTCTCGCTCGGATAAGAATCATACCAGTCGTTGCACCACTCCCATACGTTTCCGTGCGTATCGTACAAACCCCAGTCATTGGGGACTTTTTCGCCAACGGGATGAACCTTGCTGTTGCTGTTACCGGAATACCATCCCGCCTGGGAAAGATTGGCTGTCGACGATCCGGTATAGTAGTATAATGATCCCGATCCGGCACGGCACGCATATTCCCACTCTGCCTCTGTCGGCAGACGGTAGCCATTTTTACTGAAATCGCACACGCCCGTGCTCTCGTCATAGCATTTGTCCAGCCCGGACTGCACGCTCAGGGCATTACAGAACATTATCGCATCCCACCAGGTCACTTTGTACACGGGATACGTATCGCCTACTCCGCCAAAACTGTCCGATGGATTGTAACCGAGGACCTTCTGATACTGCCCCTGTGTCACCTCATATTTGCTCATTTCAAACCCCGTCAACGTCACCGTATGAGTCGGAGCTCCGCTCGACAGGCCCATCTGGTACGTTCCGCCGGGGATGGAAACCATGGTGACTTCCGTTGTTGCCGGTATCACCTCGAAATTCGCCGTCACCGTCATGTTCCCGCTCACTGTCACCGTTGTCGAAGCGCTCGAAGCATCCGCAACAGTTCCCGTCCAGTTCGCGAACTGATAGCCCTGCGCCGGTGTCGCGGTGACCGTGACAACCGTTCCCTCGTCGTATGTGTGCGTACCGACAGCCGGTTCAATCGTCCCCCAGCCGGCGGTGTTCACCCTCATGTTGAGTGTGTACTGAACAGGGGCTGCCTGATGAGCGCCGCGAACAACCCGGAAGCCTGTGTGGTGGTCATACGTATTGGGAAGAATGTCATTCCTGAAAGCCGCATGACAACTGGCTCCGTTTGCATACCAGCTGCCACCGCGGCCAATGCGGTTTGAACCTGTTTCCGGCCCGACAGGATCATTTTCATTAGTGCTTCGATAGCTCCCATACCAGTCGTTGCACCATTCCCAGACGTTGCCGTGCATGTCATACAGACCCCATGCATTCGGCGTTTTCCGGCCCGCAGGATGTGTCCTGTTCTCACTGTTTCCGGAATACCACCCCGCATTGGCAAGATCGCTCTCAGAGGTTCCCGTGTAATAGGGTGTCGTCGTTCCCGCCCGGCATGCATACTCCCACTCGGCCTCGGTCGGCAGACGGTATCCGTTCTTCGTGAAATCGCACGATCCCGTACCCTCGTCATAACACTTGTCCAATCCTTCCTTAGTACTCAACGCATTGCAGAACTTGATCGCATCAAACCAGCTTACCTGTTCGACCGGAAAAGTGTCGTCTCCCGTGAAATTCGAGGGATTCGTTCCGATAATGGACTTGTACTGCCCCTGGGTAACCTCATACTTGCCCATTTCAAAGGATGAAAGGGTCACCGTATGAACCGGCTCGGCCACTCCCGATTGACCCATCTGGAACGTCCCGCCGGAAATCGGGATCATGATGATTTCCGTCGATTCGGGTATCTTCTGGAAATTCGCCGTGACATGCTTTTCGTCATCCATCGTCACCGTGGTCGTGGAATTGCCGGTATCGGCAACATCGCCGGTCCAGTTCACAAACAAATAGCCTTGTGCCGGTGTCGCCTTGATGGTTACCACCGTGCCCTCGCCGTATGCATGCGTACCCTCGGAGGGACTGGTTGTTCCGCTGCCGGAAGGTTTGACTTCCAGTATCAGTGCATGTTCGATTCTCTCAAAGTTGGCAGTGACGGTCTTATCGCCTGACATCGTCACCGAAGTCGTGGAATTGCCGGCATCGGCAACATCGCCGGTCCAGTTCACGAACCGGTAGCCCTGCGCCGGTGTCGCCGTGACTGTCACGGTTGTGTTTTCGTTATAGGCATGTGCGCCTGCCGACGGGTTCGTCGTCCCCCACTCTGCGTTGTTCACCGCCATCGTCAGGGTATATTTCGTCGGAGTCACCGTACCGCCGGTTCGCTTTACAACACGGAAACCCATGCTGCCGTTCGCGTCCGCCTGACTGGTACTGTAACGGTTCGCCGACCGGCAGCTTCCGGCATCCTGATTCCAGCAGCCGCCTCGTACGACACGTAAGTCGCCGGAAGACGGCCCTTCGGGATCGGTCTCGTTCGAGGACGAATAGCTTCCATACCAGTCGTTACACCACTCATATACATTCCCGCTCATGTCGTACAGCCCGAACGGATTCTTCGGATAGCTGCCGACATCTTTCGGACTTCCTATGTGAGATTCGTAATTTGCTTTTGTAGTGCTGATGGTGCCATCGCTCGTTCCGTACTGATACTGCTTCCCGCTCCGGCTGGCATACTCCCATTCCGCTTCACGCGGCAGATCGGTGTCATAGTACTCCGCAAACACTTTCGCGCCATCCCATGTCACATTTACCACCGGCAGGTTTTCCTTGCCCGGCTCCACACTGAACCTGCCGCTGCCGTAACTGATCCAGCACCGGTTGCCGGAATCCGATGAACCCGACAGAATCAGATACAAATGCCCGGTGTACGATCCCGTATTACCCCTGACTTCCTCATCCGTCGCCGTTACGTTGTTCAGGTGCAGTGACTTGTTCAGAAATACGGCGTACTGGAGGTTCGTTATCTCGTAGGCGCTCATGTCGAACGGTGATACCGTGACATTGTGCACGGGCTTTTCGTCCGATTCGCCGCCGCCTTCCACATCGCCCATCTGGAACGTACCGCCGGGAATCGAAACGAACGTGATCTCGGGGGCGGTAAGTTCTTTTATAAAATTCGCGGTAATCGTCATGTTACCGTTGACTGTCACAGTCGTCGTGGCGTTCGACGCTTCCGTTACGCTCCCCGTCCAGTGATCGAACCAGTAGCCGGACGCCGGTGTGGCTTTGATTGTTACGGTTGTGCCTCCGTCGTAGGTATGGGCACCGATGGACGGATTTGTCGTTCCCCAGCCGTCGGTGTTCACCGCGAGCGTAAGGGTATACTGCGCCTGTGACATCGACACCGTGACCGTATTGGACCAGCCGCCGCTGCCGGTCGTATTGTTCGCCTTTACACGGTAATAATATGTCTGTGATACGGTTTTTGTGAACAGCTCGGATGTGCCGACAATCGTTTTCGAGGTTGCGCCGCTGAAGCTGCTGTCTGTGGATTCTTCGATGGTGTAGGACTGCGCGCGGCTTACCGC is a window of bacterium DNA encoding:
- a CDS encoding dihydrodipicolinate synthase family protein, producing the protein MTDTRKKLSGVFAPVVTPFRGDELLLDDLRFNLRKLNGTALAGYLALGSNGEFRSLTSAEQVRVLEVFADEKGDKVVMAGTACESTKETIEKSNIAADMGIDFVSVLTPCYFPKQMDGAALRSYYERIADSVPVPVLLYNAPGFTGGVQIPPKTVRELSKHPNIAGMKDSSPVGPVQFLSHLEPGIDFHVLAGSANFFYPSLHLGSPGGIISLANVLPEPCCDLYRLFIEGRFDEARELHFRLARLNGAVSGTAGVAGVKAAMNMTGFRGGEPRHPLRPASDEVCEKIREQIRAEGFETT
- a CDS encoding alpha-L-fucosidase; translation: MRPITFLCIALTIVMCLAIIARPAPAQNTVYQPTWESLDSRPLPQWYDDAKFGVKICWGIFSVPAWAMKGDINDVSNRNYAEWYWYNISDSTRPHRRFHEDIYGEGFQYQDFAPLFRAELWDPKAWASLIRRSGAKYIILITKHHDGFCLWPSAESWNWNSVDIGPHRDIVGELTQAIRAEGIRMGMYYSFYEWFNPVYKSDVDRYVREHMIPQMKDLVTRYEPDLVYGDGEWDHPSDVWKSKEFLAWLFNESPVRDHVVINDRWGKETRSRHGGYYLSEYFKYTGNNVKLGPQHKWAETRSMGASFGYNRNEDIEDYQTAGQLIHLLVNCVCRGGNLCLNVGPAADGTIPVIMQERLLEIGKWLEVNGEAVYGARVWRETNEGETVCYTAKDGAVYAICLAWPGKELVLSAPETSGKTAVSMLGFKGAVSWKNRGGKMHIAVPQLSVDELPCRHAYTFKLTGIR
- a CDS encoding GxxExxY protein — its product is MKHKELTGSIIGCAMKVHSVMGSGFQEVIYQRCMAIELERNGIRFVRELEMPVLYEGQQVGTRRVDFLMEDTVMVELKAVSVLDDVHLAQALNYLEAYNMETGLLLNFGGKSLEYKRLLNRKTRHLNRDYHD
- a CDS encoding SUMF1/EgtB/PvdO family nonheme iron enzyme, which codes for MKRLILISLAVFFGLSCSDENPVNSNDGTGAVVIQCMFESEKPARAVALNPTIKADISFYDAQNTLLVKQPLTVEGKRITGTVKVKAGSGYHAEMNCYDKDNKVTHNGTSSNISITAGKQTTVTILLKPALPDTPTAVGPQSVITSGTSYTVSWDAVSRAQSYTIEESTDSSFSGATSKTIVGTSELFTKTVSQTYYYRVKANNTTGSGGWSNTVTVSMSQAQYTLTLAVNTDGWGTTNPSIGAHTYDGGTTVTIKATPASGYWFDHWTGSVTEASNATTTVTVNGNMTITANFIKELTAPEITFVSIPGGTFQMGDVEGGGESDEKPVHNVTVSPFDMSAYEITNLQYAVFLNKSLHLNNVTATDEEVRGNTGSYTGHLYLILSGSSDSGNRCWISYGSGRFSVEPGKENLPVVNVTWDGAKVFAEYYDTDLPREAEWEYASRSGKQYQYGTSDGTISTTKANYESHIGSPKDVGSYPKNPFGLYDMSGNVYEWCNDWYGSYSSSNETDPEGPSSGDLRVVRGGCWNQDAGSCRSANRYSTSQADANGSMGFRVVKRTGGTVTPTKYTLTMAVNNAEWGTTNPSAGAHAYNENTTVTVTATPAQGYRFVNWTGDVADAGNSTTSVTMSGDKTVTANFERIEHALILEVKPSGSGTTSPSEGTHAYGEGTVVTIKATPAQGYLFVNWTGDVADTGNSTTTVTMDDEKHVTANFQKIPESTEIIMIPISGGTFQMGQSGVAEPVHTVTLSSFEMGKYEVTQGQYKSIIGTNPSNFTGDDTFPVEQVSWFDAIKFCNALSTKEGLDKCYDEGTGSCDFTKNGYRLPTEAEWEYACRAGTTTPYYTGTSESDLANAGWYSGNSENRTHPAGRKTPNAWGLYDMHGNVWEWCNDWYGSYRSTNENDPVGPETGSNRIGRGGSWYANGASCHAAFRNDILPNTYDHHTGFRVVRGAHQAAPVQYTLNMRVNTAGWGTIEPAVGTHTYDEGTVVTVTATPAQGYQFANWTGTVADASSASTTVTVSGNMTVTANFEVIPATTEVTMVSIPGGTYQMGLSSGAPTHTVTLTGFEMSKYEVTQGQYQKVLGYNPSDSFGGVGDTYPVYKVTWWDAIMFCNALSVQSGLDKCYDESTGVCDFSKNGYRLPTEAEWEYACRAGSGSLYYYTGSSTANLSQAGWYSGNSNSKVHPVGEKVPNDWGLYDTHGNVWEWCNDWYDSYPSESVTDPTGPETGTRRIYRGGCWVSSAEECRSYYRKDFDPNEASTDIGFRVVRKP